In the Bacillus sp. FJAT-42376 genome, TTACGATTGGAGATATCACTTGGCAAAAATTCCATTAGAAGGGGAAAAGGCATGATGTAATTCAGCACGCCACCTTTCTTTTGTTACCAGTTCTCCGTCACACGGAAAACGGCCGTTACTGTGTTAAAGGATCGACCGTGAGATAGTACGGTCAATGTGGCAATGTCATTATCAGGCATTTCAAAATCAAAAAGCTGTTCTGTTGAGAGGACTTTAATGATGAAGCAGCTGTAAGACCTTGGTAAACAAGTCCTCCCCCTTTTAACCTTTTCCTTTCAAACGAATTCCGGTAAACGGGATTTAAAAATCCAATAATACTGCACCGTCGGCCGCCTGCAAACAGCCTGAAAAAGCAGCGCTACCATTGTTATTTATATCAGCTCTTAGAGGAAGGATTGGATCCATGAAGCTCGTTTGCCCAGAAGGAGATAACCGGCTGACTTTAAAGACTTCCTGTGCAAGATTCTGCACGACAACTCTAAATTCAATATACTCATGCGAAACCAAGTAACACACTTGAATAAGATGTTTCCATCTGAGAGAGACCTATGGCATCAAGCGGATCTAGATACAATAGCCTTGCGGAATGATTGTTTCAAAGCCGCCGCGTCTGACTCCTGCAAAATCACCCCTATACTGTGTCCTGAAACAATCCATTAAAACGTCAGGTTTTCCCAGCGAGAGACTTGCAAGAGACTTGCCAGAGCATCTAAAAGCTTCCTCATTATCCCTTCCATCTGAAAGAGGCTGCAACAGAATTTGCCGAAGAAGCTAGTTTTGCAACTTCGAACATTTATCCGGCGGCTCGAAGTCCAGAAGCACTGCTGATGCGAGCACCCTGCTTGATCCGAAATTCCTGTTGCAAGACCCTGTAAAATAGCCTTGTCCCTGTGATTGTCTTTTACGGTGTTTCCAATGGGAAGTGCCATTTGTACGTTGCTGCTAGTGATTAAGGATACTGCTGAAATGGTGAAAATACATTTCTCCACTGAAACGCTCTTTAATGTGGTGAATGGCGCCGGTTATTATTTGCTCTCTTAATAAAGAGTTATTCAGTAATTCAACCGCCTCCATACAGGCCCCTTTTATATCGCCAAGGGAATAAAATTTTCCGGTTTGATTATGGATGATGGAGCGCTGAACTCCATCCGAATTGGTAGAAAGCACTGGACAGCTGCAGCTCATCGCCTCCACAATCGCATATCCAAATCCCTCCACTTTAGAGGTGGAGCATAAGAATCCCCCAGAGTCTCCCATTCTGGAAAAGTACCCCGCCATTGCATCGTTTGGTATGTTTGAGAGAATGGTTAACCTGTTTTCGATTCCAAGCGATCCCTTTAGTATGTCAAATTCCGCCCGTTCTGCCGGAATGGACAGGGTGTGATCCTCGAACATAAAATAATCAGCGTCCACTTGGTGGATATACGTCAGGTGATAGGCAATATGCAAAAATTCCCGCCAGTTTTTATTGTCTTCAATTCTGCCGATCCATCCAATAATAGGCCGGCCATGCCGGGGGCCGCTGACAAATGTAAATTGATCAGCATCAAAGCAGTTATCGATAAAGTGTATGGGGAAGGAAGGGTATAGTTCATAAATCAGCCGCATGATATGAGGAGTTTTGGAGCTTAAGATGCAGCTGGCGTAGGGAGTTACATAAGAAACTGCAGCTGTCAGAGTAATTCTTGCCGTATCTATTGAACCTAGCCCCTGAATTTCAAAAATCAGCTTTCCGGTATAGCCCCAGCTTCTAATTTTCGGAAGAATAGTATAATCAGAGGTTACAACAATTGCATCAAATCTTTGAAGCTGAATCGTTTGCATAATGTCAAAATCACTGGCCTGGATATAAAGGGGTGCTCCATGATCATTGATCAATGGCCTCTCCTGCCGGTAATAGAGAAAATGGCACTCAATCCCTCTTTCAGTAAGGACTTTAGCTCTTTGCCTGTTTAATGTTTCAACGCCGCCGCTTGGAACGTAATAAATAAAAAGTACTTTCAACTTTCTCATCCTTTCCGAAGCTTTGTCTCCTCCATATCTATGTGAATAGAAGGAGATTGGAATATGCGTTTTCATCAGATTTATGAAAAATCTGGACAAATATCCTATCAAAAAAGGCCAATGTGACATACCTTATTGAAGACTCTGAAGTAAAGGAGAAGAAGTATGTTACCACTTGTATCCATCATCATTCCTTTTTACAACTGCGCATATGTTGAGCAGGCTGTTGAAAGCTCATTAAATCAGACATATCCGAATATCGAAGTCGTCTTAGTGGATGACGGGTCTTATCTACATGCAGAAAAACTGCAGGCCTATATGCATCGAATCCGTTATATTCGAAAAGAAAACGGCGGCACAGCAACAGCCCTCAACACAGGCATTCAAGCAGCAAATGGGGAATATATAGCCTGGCTGTCATCGGACGATTATTTCCTGCCAGAAAAAATTCAAAAGCAGATGACTTATATGCTGTCAAATAATGCGGACTTCAGCTTTACCAATTACGATTACATCGATGAGAGTAATACGGTACTCATCCCATGGTGCGGAAAACGGTTTTCTGCCGATTTAAATGAAGTGCCCCAATTTTTTCTTCAGGGAAATCCGGTTAACGGCTGTACCATCCTAATGAGAAAAGAATGCTTTGAGAAAGTTGGTTATTTTGATCCCCAATGGCGGTACACACATGATTATGATATGTGGTTTAGGCTGATACTAGCTGGCTACGATTTGCATTATATGGATGAAATTCTTATTCAATTCCGAACACATAGTGAAGCAGGTACAAGAAAATATCAGCCTCAGATTCTTTCAGAAGTTTTTCAAATTGAAAGTAAGTATCGTCCACTTCTCTGGATGCGTTTGTATAATCCGCTTTGAGTAAAAAATTTGTCTATTTATATTTCAACTTCTTTAATATCTTGGCTTCTAATTACATTGATTCATAATCAATAAAGTATACCCTGATTACCAATCTGTATCTCTTCCCAAAGACTTTTTTGAACTACCCTCCACTTAACTTTCTTTCGGGGATTCAAGGACAATGACGCTCACGGCATAAAGTAACAGGCAAATCCCGTGTCTCAATGGTTTTAAAGAATCTAAGCAGATGGTGGATCCTCCAAAGGAATCAGCCTCTGGGCTTCATTTCCCATGTTTTTTGACCGTATTGTGGTCACGGTCATGGTGTCTTCCACAGTCAGGGGTCTCTGGTTTTTTAACTTCATGTTGCTTGTACCCGGACTATCTGCAAAGTTGGCTTGAAATTAGAAGCAAATCGATGCACAAGATTTTCCATCCAAACTACCTGGTTTAATAGGTAAGTATTCTTTCCGTTGTACTCCAGCTCGCAAGACGAATGATTTTGGCCCATATATATATATCAACCCATGATTTTTAACAATAAATCTTCCAACCCAATCTTCTGGATTATCATGATTCAGGAGGACGGTTAGATTGTGAAGGATTCCTTAAGGAAGTAAGACAAAATTCAGTAAATAAGATAGGCCGCCGCAAACTTATTTGCAGTGGCCTATCTTTATGTCGTGTTAGCTTTTTCCTACGTGGGGCAGCTTAAAATGTCCAACTCAATTTTAAATTAGAATCTAATCAAGTTTAAATTTCGGTTAACTGCTGCTCCATCCGTCACATTGTTTGCCTGAGTCTGAATCACTCTAACCTGATAAACTGAAGCAGGATTCGCAGCTGGAGCGGTATCTACATAAGTGTTAGCAATAACATATCTTTGAGTACCCGCTGTAGTGATTGCACGATTTAAAGTTCTTGTATTAATAAGTGCTGCGTCTCTATATAATCTAAATTCAATAGTAAATGTACTATTGGCAGTCGTAACCAATTCATATGCTAATGCATAATCAATTTTAATGTTCTGTCCCGCTATAACTGGAGTTGTCACGCTTGCAACAACCGTTTCCGTATTCAATGGCGGAAATACGGCAATTGTTCCTGTATTATTACTAAAGCCGAGCGTTGGTGCTCCTGTCGCTCCCGCTGGACCGGTTGCTCCTGTTCCTCCGGCTGGACCAGTTGCTCCCGTTGCTCCCGCTGGACCGGTCGCTCCTGTTGCTCCTGCTGTTCCGGTTGCTCCCGTTGCTCCTGCTAGACCGGTCGCTCCCGTTGTTCCCACTGGACCGGTCGCTCCTGTTGCTCCTGCTGTTCCGGTCGCTCCCGTTGCTCCTGCTGGACCGGTCGCTCCTGTTGCTCCTGCTGTTCCGGTCGCTCCCGTTGCTCCTGCTAAACCGTTTGCTCCCGTTGCTCCTGCTGGACCGGTCGCTCCCGTTGCTCCCGCTGTTCCGGTCGCTCCTGTTCCTCCGGCTGGACCAGTTGCTCCCGTTGCTCCTGCTAAACCGGTTGCTCCCGTTGCTCCCACTGGACCGGTCGCTCCTGTTGCTCCTGCTGGACCGGTCGCTCCCGTTGTTCCCACTGGACCGGTCGCTCCTGTTGCTCCTGCTGTTCCGGTCGCTCCCGTTGCTCCTGCTAAACCGGTTGCTCCCGTTGCTCCTGCTAAACCGGTTGCTCCCGTTGCTCCTGCTAAACCGGTTGCTCCCGTTGCTCCTGCTGTTCCGGTCGCTCCCGTTGCTCCTGCCAAACCGGTTGCTCCCGTTGCTCCTGCTGGACCGGTCGCTCCCGTTGCTCCCGCTGGACCAGTTGCTCCCGTTGTTCCTGCTAAACCGGTCGCTCCCGTTGCTCCCGCTGGACCAGTTACTCCCGTTGCTCCTGCTAAACCGGTTGCTCCCGTTGCTCCTGCTGTTCCGGTCGCTCCCGTTGCTCCTGCTGTTCCGGTCGCTCCCGTTGCTCCTGCCAAACCGGTTGCTCCCGTTGCTCCTGCTGGACCGGTCGCTCCCGTTGCTCCCGCTGGACCGGTCGCTCCCGTTGCTCCTGCTGTTCCGGTCGCTCCCGTTGCTCCTGCCAAACCGGTTGCTCCCGTTGCTCCTGCTGGACCGGTCGCTCCCGTTGCTCCCGCTGTTCCGGTCGCTCCTGTTCCTCCGGCTGGACCAGTTGCTCCCGTTGTTCCTGCTAAACCGGTCGCTCCCGTTGCTCCCGCTGGACCAGTTACTCCCGTTGCTCCTGCTAAACCGGTTGCTCCTGTCGAACCGGTCGCTCCTGTTGCTCCTGCTGTTCCGGTTGATCCTGTTCCTCCGGCTGGACCAGTTGCTCCCGTTGCTCCTGCTAAACCGGTTGCTCCCGTTGCTCCTGCTGGACCAGTTACTCCCGTTGCTCCTGCTAAACCGGTTGCTCCTGTCGAACCGGTCGCTCCTGTTGCTCCTGCTGTTCCGGTTGATCCTGTTCCTCCGGCTGGACCAGTTGCTCCCGTTGCTCCTGCTAAACCGGTCGCTCCCGTTGCTCCCGCTGGACCGGTCGCTCCCGTTGCTCCTGCTGGACCGGTCGCTCCCGTTGTTCCCACTGGACCGGTCGCTCCTGTTGCTCCTGCTGTTCCGGTCGCTCCCGTTGCTCCTGCTGGACCGGTCGCTCCTGTTGCTCCTGCTGGACCGGTCGCTCCCGTTGTTCCCACTGGACCGGTCGCTCCTGTTGCTCCTGCTGTTCCGGTCGCTCCCGTTGCTCCTGCTGTTCCGGTTGATCCCGTAGCACCAGTTGCTCCCGTTACACCACTTACATTTTGCTGTGCTCCTAGAAGCTCATCCGCGACTAGTCTGTGAGCAGCTACGAGCTGGCCTGAAGAATTTTTCCCCCAAACAGAGATTTCCGTAAGTGGTTCTCCAAGTCCTGAAGTAGTAAAGATAAATTCAAATCCTTCAACATCAGCAAAATAGGTTCGTGTCACAACCTGATTCGGATTTACACTAAATAATTCACTTATATATAATATTCTCGTCCCATTTAATCGATATCCTTGGATGAGTATTGTAGAGATATTTAAAGAATCACGGTTGTCAATTTTCACGGTAACCTGTTGGCTAGGTCTAATCCCCCCCACTAAATTGTTTTCTATTGGGCCTGTTGATAAGTTGGCCATAAAAGCGAATACCCCCTAATATTAATATTGCCTCTAATCCTGTTTTCCATTTTAAAGGTGCTACAACTTGTTTTGAATACTAGTAATTCAAGCAAGTTAATCAATGCATTATATTTTTTTCTATAAATTATGTATCTTGTAAATGACCTAGTAAGTTTGTGGATTTTGTATATTGGATAGCATCTCCATATGAACGTGACGGTTCCTAAATGGAAAGATCTTATTCCAGTTTTTCATGTGAGTGTTTTTTGTTCACCTCCTTGTTTGCGGAATATACTAATCTATTAACTATCAGCTAAAAATGTATGTGAGGATGCTAGATTAATTGGAAAAAGGCTGATTCAACTAAAAGGATCTGTATACAATCGGCTTATACTGAATGAAAGAAGGCTGCCGGGTATACCGGCAGCCTTCTTTCATTCATCAAATAACACAGAGTACCTTTCGTACCCTTTTTCAGCTAATTCGCTTTTAGGTATGAACTTTAATGCTGCAGAATTGATGCAGTATCTGAGCCCGTTCGGCCCTGGACCATCATTGAAAACATGTCCAAGATGGGAATTGGCGGTTTTGCTTCTGACTTCTGTCCGGATCATGCCATGGGAGTAATCCATTTTCTCATCCACTTCTTCTTCATCGATAGGCTTTGTAAAGCTCGGCCAGCCGCATCCGGCATCATATTGCTCTGTTGAACTGAAAAGAGGTTTTCCGGAGACGATATCTACATAAATCCCCTCTTCTTTGTTATCCCAATATTCATTTCGGAATGGCGGTTCTGTGCCATTGTTCTGGGTTACCTCATACTGCATGGGAGTGAGCGTTTTAATCACATCTGTTTCTTCGCTGCTTTTCCAATGGTCTTCGATGAACTTCGCTCTTCCGGAACCTGTTTTATAGCGGTTGTAATGAGCCGCATTTTTCTTGTAATAATCCTGATGATATTCCTCGGCCGGATAAAATGGGGCTGCCGGTTTGATTTCCGTAACAATCGGTTTGCTGAACTTCCCGCTGGCTGCAAGCTCAAGCTTTGACTGCTCAGCCAGGTTTTTCTGTTCTTCATTATGATAAAAGACCGCTGTTTTGTAGGATTCGCCCCGGTCGAAAAATTG is a window encoding:
- a CDS encoding glycosyltransferase, with the protein product MLPLVSIIIPFYNCAYVEQAVESSLNQTYPNIEVVLVDDGSYLHAEKLQAYMHRIRYIRKENGGTATALNTGIQAANGEYIAWLSSDDYFLPEKIQKQMTYMLSNNADFSFTNYDYIDESNTVLIPWCGKRFSADLNEVPQFFLQGNPVNGCTILMRKECFEKVGYFDPQWRYTHDYDMWFRLILAGYDLHYMDEILIQFRTHSEAGTRKYQPQILSEVFQIESKYRPLLWMRLYNPL
- the msrB gene encoding peptide-methionine (R)-S-oxide reductase MsrB; amino-acid sequence: MIKTLTPMQYEVTQNNGTEPPFRNEYWDNKEEGIYVDIVSGKPLFSSTEQYDAGCGWPSFTKPIDEEEVDEKMDYSHGMIRTEVRSKTANSHLGHVFNDGPGPNGLRYCINSAALKFIPKSELAEKGYERYSVLFDE
- a CDS encoding glycosyltransferase family 4 protein, which produces MKVLFIYYVPSGGVETLNRQRAKVLTERGIECHFLYYRQERPLINDHGAPLYIQASDFDIMQTIQLQRFDAIVVTSDYTILPKIRSWGYTGKLIFEIQGLGSIDTARITLTAAVSYVTPYASCILSSKTPHIMRLIYELYPSFPIHFIDNCFDADQFTFVSGPRHGRPIIGWIGRIEDNKNWREFLHIAYHLTYIHQVDADYFMFEDHTLSIPAERAEFDILKGSLGIENRLTILSNIPNDAMAGYFSRMGDSGGFLCSTSKVEGFGYAIVEAMSCSCPVLSTNSDGVQRSIIHNQTGKFYSLGDIKGACMEAVELLNNSLLREQIITGAIHHIKERFSGEMYFHHFSSILNH